The following proteins are co-located in the Malus sylvestris chromosome 13, drMalSylv7.2, whole genome shotgun sequence genome:
- the LOC126596175 gene encoding CBL-interacting serine/threonine-protein kinase 1-like isoform X2 — MVIVRKGGEEDKNKRNSGNYSNKGMQLGKYELGKTLGEGNFGKVKFAKNVESGQSFAVKILEKNKIIDLKITDQIKNEIGTLKLLKHPNVVRLHEVVASKTKIYMVLEYVTGGELFDKIAHHGKLRETKGRKLFQQLIDGVSYCHNKGVFHRDLKLENVLVDAKGNIKISDFGLSALPQHFREDGLLHTTCGSPNYVAPEVLANKGYDGATSDIWSCGVILYVILTGFLPFDDRNLAVLYQKIIKGEALIPKWLSPGAKNLIKRILDPNPATRITMTGIKSDEWFKQDYSPVNPDEEEDVNIDDEAFSIHEVPSEGEKSPDARHAHTHINAFELIGMSSCLDLSGFFEKEDVSERKIRFTSNHSAKDLLKKIEEIVMEMGYCVQKKNGRLKVMQEHKGVRSLGSLSVAAEVFEISPSLFVVELRKSYGDSSAYRQLCKKLSNDLGVPSTQELLTS; from the exons ATGGTGATCGTGAGAAAAGGAGGAGAGGAGGACAAGAACAAGAGGAACAGTGGAAATTACAGTAACAAGGGAATGCAACTGGGGAAATACGAGCTTGGAAAGACACTCGGGGAGGGTAATTTCGGGAAAGTTAAATTTGCTAAGAACGTCGAGTCCGGCCAGTCCTTTGCAGTTAAGATTCTGGAGAAgaacaaaattattgaccttAAAATAACCGACCag ATAAAGAATGAGATTGGAACACTGAAGCTACTCAAGCATCCCAACGTCGTAAGATTACATGAG GTTGTAGCtagcaaaaccaaaatttacaTGGTCCTAGAATATGTTACCGGCGGCgaattgtttgacaaaatt GCACACCATGGAAAACTTAGAGAAACTAAAGGCAGGAAGCTTTTCCAACAATTAATCGACGGTGTGAGCTACTGTCACAACAAAGGCGTCTTCCATCGGGATCTTAAG CTTGAAAATGTTCTTGTTGATGCCAAGGGGAACATAAAGATATCGGACTTTGGCCTCAGTGCTTTGCCCCAGCATTTTCGG GAAGATGGTTTGCTTCATACAACCTGTGGAAGCCCCAACTACGTTGCTCCCGAGGTTCTTGCTAACAAAGGTTACGATGGTGCCACCTCCGATATATGGTCATGTGGTGTCATCTTATACGTCATTCTCACCGGATTTCTCCCTTTTGATGACAGAAATCTTGCAGTTCTCTATCAGAAG ATCATTAAGGGGGAAGCTTTGATACCGAAATGGTTGTCACCCGGTGCAAAAAACTTGATCAAGAGGATTCTCGATCCCAACCCTGCTACCAGAATAACAATGACCGGCATCAAGTCAGACGAATGGTTCAAGCAGGATTACTCTCCTGTAAAccctgatgaagaagaagatgtaAACATCGATGATGAAGCTTTCTCAATACATGAAGTG CCATCTGAGGGGGAGAAGAGTCCAGACGCCCGGCATGCGCACACCCATATCAATGCCTTTGAGTTAATCGGAATGTCCTCTTGTCTAGACCTCTCCGGCTTCTTTGAGAAAGAG GATGTGTCCGAGAGGAAGATCAGATTTACATCCAACCACTCTGCAAAAGATTTGCTCAAGAAAATCGAAGAAATCGTAATGGAGATGGGATATTGTGTCCAGAAGAAAAATGGAAGG TTAAAAGTGATGCAAGAACACAAAGGGGTGAGAAGCCTGGGTAGTCTATCAGTTGCAGCAGAG GTGTTTGAGATAAGCCCATCTTTATTTGTAGTAGAGTTGAGAAAATCATATGGTGATTCTTCCGCATATAGACAG TTGTGTAAAAAGCTATCAAACGACTTAGGTGTTCCCTCAACCCAAGAGTTGCTGACCAGCTAG
- the LOC126596175 gene encoding CBL-interacting serine/threonine-protein kinase 1-like isoform X1 yields MVIVRKGGEEDKNKRNSGNYSNKGMQLGKYELGKTLGEGNFGKVKFAKNVESGQSFAVKILEKNKIIDLKITDQIKNEIGTLKLLKHPNVVRLHEVVASKTKIYMVLEYVTGGELFDKIAHHGKLRETKGRKLFQQLIDGVSYCHNKGVFHRDLKLENVLVDAKGNIKISDFGLSALPQHFREDGLLHTTCGSPNYVAPEVLANKGYDGATSDIWSCGVILYVILTGFLPFDDRNLAVLYQKIIKGEALIPKWLSPGAKNLIKRILDPNPATRITMTGIKSDEWFKQDYSPVNPDEEEDVNIDDEAFSIHEVPSEGEKSPDARHAHTHINAFELIGMSSCLDLSGFFEKEDVSERKIRFTSNHSAKDLLKKIEEIVMEMGYCVQKKNGRLKVMQEHKGVRSLGSLSVAAEVFEISPSLFVVELRKSYGDSSAYRQVCIPPPSLSNLPLHPFSLGFLALNQFFWYVQLCKKLSNDLGVPSTQELLTS; encoded by the exons ATGGTGATCGTGAGAAAAGGAGGAGAGGAGGACAAGAACAAGAGGAACAGTGGAAATTACAGTAACAAGGGAATGCAACTGGGGAAATACGAGCTTGGAAAGACACTCGGGGAGGGTAATTTCGGGAAAGTTAAATTTGCTAAGAACGTCGAGTCCGGCCAGTCCTTTGCAGTTAAGATTCTGGAGAAgaacaaaattattgaccttAAAATAACCGACCag ATAAAGAATGAGATTGGAACACTGAAGCTACTCAAGCATCCCAACGTCGTAAGATTACATGAG GTTGTAGCtagcaaaaccaaaatttacaTGGTCCTAGAATATGTTACCGGCGGCgaattgtttgacaaaatt GCACACCATGGAAAACTTAGAGAAACTAAAGGCAGGAAGCTTTTCCAACAATTAATCGACGGTGTGAGCTACTGTCACAACAAAGGCGTCTTCCATCGGGATCTTAAG CTTGAAAATGTTCTTGTTGATGCCAAGGGGAACATAAAGATATCGGACTTTGGCCTCAGTGCTTTGCCCCAGCATTTTCGG GAAGATGGTTTGCTTCATACAACCTGTGGAAGCCCCAACTACGTTGCTCCCGAGGTTCTTGCTAACAAAGGTTACGATGGTGCCACCTCCGATATATGGTCATGTGGTGTCATCTTATACGTCATTCTCACCGGATTTCTCCCTTTTGATGACAGAAATCTTGCAGTTCTCTATCAGAAG ATCATTAAGGGGGAAGCTTTGATACCGAAATGGTTGTCACCCGGTGCAAAAAACTTGATCAAGAGGATTCTCGATCCCAACCCTGCTACCAGAATAACAATGACCGGCATCAAGTCAGACGAATGGTTCAAGCAGGATTACTCTCCTGTAAAccctgatgaagaagaagatgtaAACATCGATGATGAAGCTTTCTCAATACATGAAGTG CCATCTGAGGGGGAGAAGAGTCCAGACGCCCGGCATGCGCACACCCATATCAATGCCTTTGAGTTAATCGGAATGTCCTCTTGTCTAGACCTCTCCGGCTTCTTTGAGAAAGAG GATGTGTCCGAGAGGAAGATCAGATTTACATCCAACCACTCTGCAAAAGATTTGCTCAAGAAAATCGAAGAAATCGTAATGGAGATGGGATATTGTGTCCAGAAGAAAAATGGAAGG TTAAAAGTGATGCAAGAACACAAAGGGGTGAGAAGCCTGGGTAGTCTATCAGTTGCAGCAGAG GTGTTTGAGATAAGCCCATCTTTATTTGTAGTAGAGTTGAGAAAATCATATGGTGATTCTTCCGCATATAGACAGGTATGCATACCTCCCCCCTCTCTTTCAAATTTACCACTACATCCCTTCTCTCTTGGGTTTCTGGCATTAAATCAGTTCTTTTGGTATGTGCAGTTGTGTAAAAAGCTATCAAACGACTTAGGTGTTCCCTCAACCCAAGAGTTGCTGACCAGCTAG
- the LOC126596175 gene encoding CBL-interacting serine/threonine-protein kinase 1-like isoform X3: MVLEYVTGGELFDKIAHHGKLRETKGRKLFQQLIDGVSYCHNKGVFHRDLKLENVLVDAKGNIKISDFGLSALPQHFREDGLLHTTCGSPNYVAPEVLANKGYDGATSDIWSCGVILYVILTGFLPFDDRNLAVLYQKIIKGEALIPKWLSPGAKNLIKRILDPNPATRITMTGIKSDEWFKQDYSPVNPDEEEDVNIDDEAFSIHEVPSEGEKSPDARHAHTHINAFELIGMSSCLDLSGFFEKEDVSERKIRFTSNHSAKDLLKKIEEIVMEMGYCVQKKNGRLKVMQEHKGVRSLGSLSVAAEVFEISPSLFVVELRKSYGDSSAYRQLCKKLSNDLGVPSTQELLTS; this comes from the exons aTGGTCCTAGAATATGTTACCGGCGGCgaattgtttgacaaaatt GCACACCATGGAAAACTTAGAGAAACTAAAGGCAGGAAGCTTTTCCAACAATTAATCGACGGTGTGAGCTACTGTCACAACAAAGGCGTCTTCCATCGGGATCTTAAG CTTGAAAATGTTCTTGTTGATGCCAAGGGGAACATAAAGATATCGGACTTTGGCCTCAGTGCTTTGCCCCAGCATTTTCGG GAAGATGGTTTGCTTCATACAACCTGTGGAAGCCCCAACTACGTTGCTCCCGAGGTTCTTGCTAACAAAGGTTACGATGGTGCCACCTCCGATATATGGTCATGTGGTGTCATCTTATACGTCATTCTCACCGGATTTCTCCCTTTTGATGACAGAAATCTTGCAGTTCTCTATCAGAAG ATCATTAAGGGGGAAGCTTTGATACCGAAATGGTTGTCACCCGGTGCAAAAAACTTGATCAAGAGGATTCTCGATCCCAACCCTGCTACCAGAATAACAATGACCGGCATCAAGTCAGACGAATGGTTCAAGCAGGATTACTCTCCTGTAAAccctgatgaagaagaagatgtaAACATCGATGATGAAGCTTTCTCAATACATGAAGTG CCATCTGAGGGGGAGAAGAGTCCAGACGCCCGGCATGCGCACACCCATATCAATGCCTTTGAGTTAATCGGAATGTCCTCTTGTCTAGACCTCTCCGGCTTCTTTGAGAAAGAG GATGTGTCCGAGAGGAAGATCAGATTTACATCCAACCACTCTGCAAAAGATTTGCTCAAGAAAATCGAAGAAATCGTAATGGAGATGGGATATTGTGTCCAGAAGAAAAATGGAAGG TTAAAAGTGATGCAAGAACACAAAGGGGTGAGAAGCCTGGGTAGTCTATCAGTTGCAGCAGAG GTGTTTGAGATAAGCCCATCTTTATTTGTAGTAGAGTTGAGAAAATCATATGGTGATTCTTCCGCATATAGACAG TTGTGTAAAAAGCTATCAAACGACTTAGGTGTTCCCTCAACCCAAGAGTTGCTGACCAGCTAG